The nucleotide window AATTCCTTTTATAGCATTAATCACATTTCTTGGAGGCTCATAGATCCCTGCCCTCCTTCCAAGATTACAAGGATCATGGTAAGTTACAATTTCTCTTATCTCCCCCAACTTTATCTTTCCTTCTTTGATTAACTGTTCAATATACTCTGTAATATGAAGAACTTTTGGTTCGATTTTTCCCACTTGCGGATAATACTCTTTGAAGGCATTATACGCGTGCGGGTCAGGAGTCACTATAGCTTCTACGCCAAGATCGTTGAAAATTTCAATATTTTCCTCAGCTATTTCTCTGAATAGTTCCCTTTCTCCAACTTGAAGTGCTAATAGACCGTCGTCTCTCTCATTTTCAAGAATCCCGAAGTCGACGCTAACAGCATCTAATAATTCAACAATGGACTGACAAGTATCACGAAGTAAAGGCTCTAATGTATACATGCTTCCCATATAAAGTAAAATGGAGGCTTTCTGCTTAGGTAGAAGTTTAATCCTAAAGCCCAGATCTCTCATCCACATAAGTCTCTCATCTTTTCTAGAAACCCCGAAAGGATTGCCATACTTCCTCATATAGTCAAGGGTTTTTACAAGAGCAGAAATCTTTAATGCGCCAGCTTCGACACATACTGCTCTCAATAACTCTAGTATCTTTACATGGTCGATAAGGGGGCGTGCGGCCAGCATTAATATGTTCCAACAACCCTCTACACAATAGCCACACGCAGTGCAATATGAGAGTATCTCCATCAATTCGGGGCTCGGCCTAATTATTCCTTCAACGAGGTTTCTAGCTGATAGTATTATGCCTGTTGGGGAGTGCGAGAGGAACTTAAACCTTGAGTACATTGGGCATCCTATGCCCGTATACTTCTTTGTACGCCCGCCAACAGAGCATACCCTACAATTTATACATCTGAGGAGCGAAATATAGATCTCCCTCAATTCCTCAACATAATGTGACATTTTATCCCCTCACCTCAGGAGGTAGTAGCTCAGGAATAACTTGAAGTCTCCCCATTTTTATTAGATCCTTTATAAAGCTGGGTTCATAGCTTAACAGGCTCCACGGTGAGATTATAAGATCTGGATCTAAAGCCCTTTTTATCTTTGATATAATTGGCACAAAAGATACGTTTACTCTTTCATAAGCTAACTTTATTAGCTCGGCTACATCAGAAGGTGGATCAGGAACCTTTATCTCAGGCATTATTTCGCTTAGCGCTTTTATACTCTCAGCGTACTGCCAGAGCCCTACAAAATTATCAAGAAAAATGTCTTTATGGAATTCCTTCAATATAGATCTAAGTATGCTGGCTATCATGGTATTATGGTAAGTGGCGTATATGGGATCTATTTCCTCTAAAGCGTCTGTTCTCAGTAACACTCGAAGATAGCATGGTTGATGCGCGCCCATATGCGGTCGCTCTGAGTAATATGGTACATTAATGCCATAATCCTCCCAGAACTTGCGCACCAAGAATTGCTCTATTTTTGGCATAACTGTATGTCTTGAGAATAATAGAAGTGAGAACCATCCTCCTGCTTGAGCGAAATGGCCTATTGTAGCTCCAAGCCCATATTTATGATCTCTCTCTGACTCTATAACGTCGCGATAAGTGTAAGGTAGGGTGTCTTCCATCTCTCTTTCTGCGATAATTTTCCCCTTAAAATGCTTTGAAATATCCTCGAACTCTTTCATCCTTGCTTCCACCTCCCGCTCACCACCGTGAAATACTGCCCACATGTAATTATAGTAGAAGCCTTGGGGCACATCCCATGGGGGTCTAGTGGTATAATGAAGTATGTACTCGCTGGTCTTCTCGAAGTTCGGGTCTAGAAACGCCTCTTTGGCTAGCATTGCAACCCAATTCCACACAAAGGAACCATCTTGTAAAAAACGCCTTGCGGTGGCAGTTGTTGCTTTAAGCGCTGATTCATAGTCCTTAAAACCAACAAACATTATTTCACTTCTCTCGAATTTCGGTCGAATGACAAGCGCGCATTTTGTTATGATTCCAAATAGCTGAGGAGCCATAGATATTAACTCAGCCATTCTAATAGGGAAGGGGTTTGTATGAAACCTAAACCATCTACCTACTTCTCCGCCCTGAGTTCTTCTTACTGAACCATCTGGCAAAACTATCTCATAACCTAGAATCCAGTCCCCTATACGCGTTGGAAGGTTTTGCCCGAAGAAGGATAATCTAGCAAATACTGACGCTGTCGGCGGATAACTGCCACATGAGACCCAATATCCATGCTTCTCTAGCTCTTGTCCGAGCTGATAAAAGCTTACGCCGGGCTCAACAACGGCATAAGCCTCCTCAATATTGATTTCAATAATCTTATCCATTCGGGAGAGGTCAACCCATATATCTATCACTGGTTTGAAACCGCTGAAAGGTGCGGCCCGCCAACGTTCCATCATATCTGTAACCGCTGGCACAATAGATAGCTTGTACTTGTTGGCAATCCTAATTATATTCTGAACGTCATCTACAGTTTCAGGAACGCAAACACATTTGATTATCTTGGTTCGCGGCATCGTTGAGGGTCTTCTATCCCATGATCCCAAGGTAGCGTAGCATGCAAGCACCGCGGGATTATCTGAGACCTTCTCGGAGCCTAAGGAATCTTCAAGTTCTTTAACCCAAACCTCTCTAGTCATAACTTTCCCTCAAAAATCGTGATTATGGGTAGAATCCAAAGCGCCTTAAAGCTTCAAACATTCCAAGCAGCGCCCATTTTTTTATGAAAGACGCGCCGCTCCCAGGAAAGCTCAGTTTAACAGCCCCTTTAATTTTTAGATCTTTCCACTTAGACCTAAATTCAGCATAATCTCTGCAACACACAATCTCCTCGAATGCCTCTTTTTGACAGGCTATTGAAAACATGTAATCTTCAGGCTTACCCTCTTTAACCTCGATTTTCCCAGCTTTCTTATAACATGAATATGATCTTCCATCTATCTCGAAGACAAACACAGCGCCTTCCCGTACCACGCTCTGAATAGGTGCGCCCGGACCCTTAAAGAAAAGATCTATATCTTCAATTAAACTCATCATTAATCTGGTCCCATTTCTTTTAAAACCTTAACTCTTTATTAAAAAGACTGAAATATTTAAATGTTTTGTTGTTGTGATTATGAAGGTTTTTGCAGAAACATATTGTTTTTAAGAAAATTTAAAATATATTTGGTGCATTTTTATTATCGAAGGTTTAGGGGAAAGCCGCCATGCTGCTTAGATGCGAAGGATTATCGAAAAGGTTCGGCGGCATAGTAGCGGTTAATAATCTTAGTTTTGACTTAAAGGAGAATGAAATTTTAGGTATCATCGGCCCTAATGGGGCTGGTAAGACAACCGTACTGAATCTTATATCGGGTTTTTATAAGCCTTCTTCTGGCACTATATTTTTTAATGGACGAAGAGTAGATGGTCTACCTCCAAATATTATAGCTAGGCTTGGTATAGCCAGAACATTCCAAATTCCTCGCCCATTTAAAAATTTGACGGTCTTTCAAAATCTTTTAATAGCTGCGATCAACTGTGGTAACTTCGGTAGTAGGTCGTCTGCGGAAAAAGAGGTTGAAAAAGTATTACATATGGTGGGACTTGAAGATAAAAGAAATTGGCCTGCTGGAAATTTAACATCGGCCGAGTTAAGAAGATTAGAGTTAGGCAGAGCACTATGTACGAAACCGAGGCTGCTCCTAGCTGACGAAGTTGCTGCAGGACTAAGGGAACACGAGATTCCCGAGATGCTCTCTGTATTTAAAATGCTAAAAGATATGGGCTTATCTATTATAGTGGTCGAGCATGTAATGCCATTCTTGATGAAGATTGCTGAAAGAGTCATAGTTATGCATCTGGGTGAGAAACTTGCGGAAGGCACGCCCGAAGAAGTATCGAAAGATACTAGAGTTGTCGAAATATATTTGGGAAGGAGAGGAGCATGATGGAAGAAGATAATATATTGGAGATAAATAATTTGAGCGTTTATTATGGAGGTCTTAGAGTTGTACATAACGTTTCCTTTAATGTTAGGAAGGGGGAAGTTTTTGCTCTAATAGGATCTAACGGGGCTGGAAAATCAAGCATCCTTAGCGCGATTATGGGGCTCTCATCATATACTGGCACTATAAAATTTCTAGGAAAGAAAATAGATCATCTTAAAACCTACCAAAGAATAGCGCTTGGCTTAACCCTCGCGCCAGAAAGTAGTGCCGCTATCTTTTCCCGTTTTACAGTCCTAGAGAACTTATTGATTGGCTCATATCTAAATAGAGCAGAGAGGGAAAAAATGTTAGAAAGAGTCTTTAAATTGTTTCCTATACTAAAAGAGCGAATGAATCAACCTGCAGATAAATTAAGTGGAGGCGAGAGGAAGATGTTGCTTATTGGTAGGGCATTGATGTCTAACCCTAAGCTCCTCTTACTAGATGAAGTTTCATTAGGGCTGTCGCCTTTAATTACTGATAAAATCTATGAAGCTTGTAAGGAAATTAATTCGCAGGGCGTAACGATCCTTTTAGTAGAACAGAACGTGTGGAAAGCTCTTGAGTTTGCAAATAGAGCCTGTATAATTGAGGCTGGAAAGATAACTAGAGTGGGAAAGGCGGACGAATTACTAGATGAAGAGAGTATAAGAAGAGCTTATCTTGGCTTATAGGAGGGTCTATTGCGAATTGTCATGGTTTATGAAATTAATTGAAGCCGTAGTTTATGGCTCTCTCTTAGGGGGAGCATATGCCGTCATCGGCATTGGCATGTCACTTACTCTTGGAGTTATGGAAGTTATGAATATTGCTCACGGAGAAATAATACTACTAAGCAGCTATCTTGCTTATCAATTACTTCTACTACTTGGCATGGATCCGCTACTTAGCGCCATCCCTTTATCATTGTTTCTCTTGACCTTAGGCTTCTTTCTTCAAAAATACTGTCTTAGCAGAGCCTTAAAATACTCGGTAGAGATGTTTGTAATAACCACATTAGCCATATCAACAATTCTTGAAAATGTATACCTTCTGATATGGTCACCTATGCAAAAAGCTCTCATAACTGGCTATCTCTTATGGTCATGCGAGGTAGGGGGCATAAAGGTACCTTTTGTGTTTTTATTGGACTTTTTCGTCTCTATCGCCGTACTAGTTACTCTAAGAGAATTTTTAAAGAAAACTTATTT belongs to Candidatus Bathyarchaeia archaeon and includes:
- a CDS encoding FAD-binding oxidoreductase, producing MTREVWVKELEDSLGSEKVSDNPAVLACYATLGSWDRRPSTMPRTKIIKCVCVPETVDDVQNIIRIANKYKLSIVPAVTDMMERWRAAPFSGFKPVIDIWVDLSRMDKIIEINIEEAYAVVEPGVSFYQLGQELEKHGYWVSCGSYPPTASVFARLSFFGQNLPTRIGDWILGYEIVLPDGSVRRTQGGEVGRWFRFHTNPFPIRMAELISMAPQLFGIITKCALVIRPKFERSEIMFVGFKDYESALKATTATARRFLQDGSFVWNWVAMLAKEAFLDPNFEKTSEYILHYTTRPPWDVPQGFYYNYMWAVFHGGEREVEARMKEFEDISKHFKGKIIAEREMEDTLPYTYRDVIESERDHKYGLGATIGHFAQAGGWFSLLLFSRHTVMPKIEQFLVRKFWEDYGINVPYYSERPHMGAHQPCYLRVLLRTDALEEIDPIYATYHNTMIASILRSILKEFHKDIFLDNFVGLWQYAESIKALSEIMPEIKVPDPPSDVAELIKLAYERVNVSFVPIISKIKRALDPDLIISPWSLLSYEPSFIKDLIKMGRLQVIPELLPPEVRG
- a CDS encoding branched-chain amino acid ABC transporter permease, with translation MAYRRVYCELSWFMKLIEAVVYGSLLGGAYAVIGIGMSLTLGVMEVMNIAHGEIILLSSYLAYQLLLLLGMDPLLSAIPLSLFLLTLGFFLQKYCLSRALKYSVEMFVITTLAISTILENVYLLIWSPMQKALITGYLLWSCEVGGIKVPFVFLLDFFVSIAVLVTLREFLKKTYLGMAIRASSEDWKIAQLMGINTDNIRALTLGLAFLTAGIAGVLIGLTYPFSPSIGKSYMVIAFGIVVLGGLGSMIGTFIGGLIIGLVQVLTATFFDPAWQLFASYLVIFIILALRPKGVLGR
- a CDS encoding (Fe-S)-binding protein, which codes for MSHYVEELREIYISLLRCINCRVCSVGGRTKKYTGIGCPMYSRFKFLSHSPTGIILSARNLVEGIIRPSPELMEILSYCTACGYCVEGCWNILMLAARPLIDHVKILELLRAVCVEAGALKISALVKTLDYMRKYGNPFGVSRKDERLMWMRDLGFRIKLLPKQKASILLYMGSMYTLEPLLRDTCQSIVELLDAVSVDFGILENERDDGLLALQVGERELFREIAEENIEIFNDLGVEAIVTPDPHAYNAFKEYYPQVGKIEPKVLHITEYIEQLIKEGKIKLGEIREIVTYHDPCNLGRRAGIYEPPRNVINAIKGIELREMERSKESAWCCGAGGGVVFAHPDFMNWVAQQRIKEAELTGASTLVTACPWCEYSFKQAIETMRSPLKIKNIVELAKEAHLKTG
- a CDS encoding ABC transporter ATP-binding protein — its product is MLLRCEGLSKRFGGIVAVNNLSFDLKENEILGIIGPNGAGKTTVLNLISGFYKPSSGTIFFNGRRVDGLPPNIIARLGIARTFQIPRPFKNLTVFQNLLIAAINCGNFGSRSSAEKEVEKVLHMVGLEDKRNWPAGNLTSAELRRLELGRALCTKPRLLLADEVAAGLREHEIPEMLSVFKMLKDMGLSIIVVEHVMPFLMKIAERVIVMHLGEKLAEGTPEEVSKDTRVVEIYLGRRGA
- a CDS encoding ABC transporter ATP-binding protein; translated protein: MMEEDNILEINNLSVYYGGLRVVHNVSFNVRKGEVFALIGSNGAGKSSILSAIMGLSSYTGTIKFLGKKIDHLKTYQRIALGLTLAPESSAAIFSRFTVLENLLIGSYLNRAEREKMLERVFKLFPILKERMNQPADKLSGGERKMLLIGRALMSNPKLLLLDEVSLGLSPLITDKIYEACKEINSQGVTILLVEQNVWKALEFANRACIIEAGKITRVGKADELLDEESIRRAYLGL